A genome region from Nitrospinota bacterium includes the following:
- a CDS encoding c-type cytochrome, whose amino-acid sequence MALSILLFLPSCVPSTGNNTPPAQPVPFSHKLHVTDNKIGCLYCHPGAMTGAQAGSPDAEACLKCHREVKPGSPEIMKLKSMIPSAGIAWAPVARLLPNTRFTHEAHEAAKTPCSQCHGAVESMDEIYKGVELTMNFCAKCHDGRKARSECLTCHEKDFTNARPAQPVKAKMERTGAELYGQLCRHCHGGSDGVAPAGSKMDPPPALILTRDSPTILEKNEIADRILNGGGRMPAFKWLERRQAESIAGYIKTANPG is encoded by the coding sequence TTGGCGCTGTCCATCCTCTTGTTTCTGCCGTCGTGCGTCCCATCCACCGGGAACAACACGCCGCCGGCCCAGCCTGTGCCGTTCTCGCACAAACTCCACGTCACCGATAACAAAATCGGCTGCCTTTACTGCCATCCCGGAGCGATGACCGGCGCGCAGGCGGGATCGCCGGATGCGGAAGCTTGTTTAAAGTGCCACAGGGAAGTGAAACCAGGATCGCCTGAGATAATGAAACTTAAGTCCATGATCCCATCCGCAGGGATTGCATGGGCGCCGGTGGCAAGGCTTTTGCCGAACACCAGGTTTACCCATGAGGCGCACGAGGCGGCGAAGACCCCCTGTTCCCAATGCCATGGAGCTGTGGAGAGTATGGACGAGATATATAAAGGGGTGGAGTTGACGATGAATTTCTGCGCCAAATGCCACGATGGCAGGAAGGCCAGGAGCGAATGCCTCACCTGCCACGAAAAGGATTTTACGAATGCTCGCCCGGCCCAGCCGGTGAAGGCAAAGATGGAACGCACCGGAGCGGAGTTGTATGGGCAACTGTGCCGGCACTGCCACGGAGGGAGCGATGGAGTTGCGCCTGCAGGTTCGAAAATGGATCCTCCCCCGGCGTTGATTTTGACCCGCGATTCGCCCACCATCCTCGAAAAAAACGAAATTGCGGACAGGATACTCAATGGAGGTGGCCGGATGCCTGCTTTCAAGTGGCTGGAGCGCCGTCAGGCCGAATCAATAGCAGGGTATATCAAGACCGCCAATCCCGGATAA